AAGGACAGCAGCAGCCCCAGCAGCAGCCTCAACAACAGGCTCAGCAACAGGCCCAGTTCCAACAACCGCAGCCCACTGGTTTTCAACCCTCTTCCTCCTTTGGTGTAGGCTTGGTGGCTCAACAAACTGGAATTCAGCCTCAGGGTTTGCAAAACAATCCAGCTATGtttcaacagcagcaaTTTCAGCCGGGTCTGCAGTCTCAACAAACCGGATTTAACGCTCAAGTTATTCAAAGTCAGCCAACAGGTTATTCTCAACCAACCTCATCGGCTGCTCCAACTCAAAAAGGGCATGAACTGAAGATTCCTGCTATTAGACTGTCTTTCATTACTCAACAGGACCAAGAGaaatttgaacaattgtTCAAGTCTTCTGTTCCTCCTGGTGAAAATGCCATTGATGGCTCAACAGCAAGGGACATCCTCCTCCGATCCAACATTCCTTCCTCGCAATTGGCCGAGATTTGGACATTATCTGATACTACTCGTTCAGGTAAACTGCTCTTTCCAGAATTTGCTCTGGCGCTGCATCTTTGTAATGTTGTCTTGCGAGGTGAGAACTTACCGTTTGAGTTGCCAACGacactgaaaaatgaagtTTCAAGTTTTGTGGATGTTATCAGTTTTGGTGTAggtgaagaagatgacacTCAGAATAACAATACACCTTTTAGTAACGATCTACTGTCTTCAGCGCAAACGAGCCAACAGAATCAACAAAACCAACCATTGTCTTTTCAGCAAACTGGATTTCAATCATCTAATCAAGTGCCACAACTTCCACAAAcaagttttggaaataTAGGAATACAATCCCAGCCTACTGGACTACAGCCCGTGCCTGCGCAGAAAACGGGTAGTTTAGTACCTGTAGTAACTGGGGGGCTATCAGCACAACAAACTGGATTTCGACCACTTCAATCTCAATCAACTGGCTATCAGCCACCATTACAGAACCAGACAACTGGTTACCAACTACCATTACAGAACCAAACGACTGGCTATCAGCCACCATTGCAGAACCAAACGACTGGCTATCAGCCACCATTGCAGAACCAGACAACTGGATATCAGCAACCACTGCAGAACCAAACAACTGGATATCAGGCACCGCTTCAATCTCAAACAACCGGCTATAAGCCACTACAGGCCCAAACAACTGGGTTTCAGCCTCCATTGCAGAACCAAACCACAGGTTATCAACAGCCTCTACAAAGTCAGAACACAGGCTTCCAACAGCCTCTACAGTCCCAGACAACAGGCTATCAGCCATTGCAATCTCAAACCACCGGATATCAGCAGCCCCTACAGTCTCAGCTTACCGGCTTTCAACAGTCTCTGCAATCCCAACCAACAGGTTTGCAACCGATGCCGACCGGAAAACCAGGTCAATGGGGATTTGTTGCCACACCAACTGGTGGGCTCCCAGGCCTAGATATGATGCAGTCGCATTTCATGCCTAACTCTTCCACTCAGCTTTCGCAACTCCAACAACCAATGAATGCTCAAAGTAACACAAATGTTCCATGGGCAATCACAAAGAATGAGAAGCAAATATATGATaagattttcaaagaatggGATCAAGATCATAAAGGCTACATTGATGGTCCTAGTGCAATTTCGATTTTTGGCAAGTCAGGCCTTGCGAGAcaagatttggagaagatttggaatttAGCAGACCAAAATAACAGGGGAAAGTTGAATAAGGACGAATTTGCAGTTGCAATGCACTTAGTTTATAGAAGATTGAACGGATTAGACATTCCTAATGTTCTTCCGCCTGAGCTAATCCCTCCCTCATCCAAGATCTTGAAGGAGAGTCTAAATGATATGAAAAGTAAATTTAGACAATCAAACTTTGGAAGCTCTTCTAATAATTTATCAAAATCTGGAAGAGATGGAACCCGATTCAAGAACAATGATGACGATTTTGGGTATGTTAGTAGAGCAAGGCACAGTTCGAAAAAGAGGCTGTATCGGATGAACGCCAGCAAGACcattccaagaagaaactcTCAATCCCGGAATTAAAGAAGCTGGTTCATGAGAAACAAATCATCCTGGATGCTTACGACTCGCAAGATACTGATGTACAGAAGCAATCTGATCAACTTACCCAAAAGACAGGCCATGATATAGAGATTCTTAAAGCTAAGATCAAGAACATACAATCTGAACTGAATGAAAAGCAGCCATTTGACTCGAATGCTCCTGGTTTATCGAAGCGTGATTTGAGGCAAAGAATCGATTCACTTTCTGATAAAGTTTCGCACATAATGGACCAGATATTTAATGTGGAAGAACAAATTCAGAACGCTAAAATTGAACAAGCTAGGCTACGCATTGAGGAGGAAAACCCATCTGGAGTCGAACTTAAAGGTACAGGACCAAATGGTATAATTACGGAGTCAGATAAGCGCCATGCAAAGTCCCGCGCCATATTGAAATCTCGTATGGCTTCACTTACGGGTAAGACAGCTCCAGATATCAATGCGTTTGAAGCAAATGAGGAGAAGTTGGCTGAGGAAGTTGTACGCATTAAGGCTCAAACCACAGAAGGCAGGTCTTTGATTGAAGATGTGCAAAACTCGATCAAGGATCTGAAAGATTCTGCATTGAACTCCCTGGAGGAATCTGTCAGCTCAGAAGTTGGCTTTGAGAAATGGGAAAAAGGACAAGGTGTATCTTCGAAGGAAGTCAAAGAACTGATCAAGCTACTCAATGACTCGAAACCTAAGGTGGCACCAGTTTCTGTTAAGCAGGATGTTGTTGCTGAGCAAGCACCATCCAAGGTGGCCTCAGTGCCAGTCTCCCAAGAATCTACTGGATCCAGCAGTGTTGCCTCTGAACCACATGGGACTCCGGATTCTTATTCTTCCTACAAGAACCCTGCAGATAGAGCAAAGTATATTAAAGAGCAAGCTGAGAAAAGAATGAATGAAAGGCTGCAAAAGCTCggaatttcaagaaaagcAAAGAGTTCTTCATCTCCACCAGTGAACCAATCTTCCCCACACGACAAAGCTGCCCAGTCACCTATCCGTTCCCCAGTAGGTAATGCTCAAACTTCAGAAGTTATCAAGAAACCAACTGCGACCAGTTCAGACAACAACGCGGAGCGTCTTCCCGAAAAAGAGACCCCGGCAAAGGAAACTGTATCGGCAAAGAATCCTGAATACAAAGAGGAATCTAGCGATGACGACAATGACGAAGAATTGAGGAAACTAATGGAGGAGAAGGCAAGACTGGAAGAACAGCATaagcagaagaagttgaaaaagaaacaggaGAGAGAAGCAAAACTGGCTGAACTTAGGAAACAAATGGAAGAAATGAGGAAGGCTGAAGAATCAGATGATAGTTGGGATGAAAAGACCCCCTCTCAAGTTCCAACCCAACCTCCTCCTCGTGAAACTCCGGCGCAAGTCCCTGTAGTGAATATTGACTCAGTTAAATCAGTACCCGAGAAGCCCAAAGAAATAGTTAGGGAACCAGTCCCTGTCGTACGTTCTGCTACTTCAAGCGAGCATAATCCATTTTCCAAACCATCAACAGACACTGCAACTCCAATTCAAGTGGCctcttcaaatccatttTTCAAGCCCCAACAATCAGAACCAGTTGTGGATCCAGTTAAGATTGAGGCCCAACGATTGGCTCAACGAGGTGCAGTTGCTAATGACGACGATGACGATTGGGGTGATTCAGATGGCAACGATTCTAGTGAGGGTGAAGCACCTACTAGAAATTCAGGACCAGCACATTTAGCAAGTTTATTGTTCCGAAATGGTAGCCTTCCTAAAGTTCCTACCACAGAAAGCTCTTCTGAAAAGAGAGAGGTTCCTGCTTCATCACAATCCTCGACACTAAATTTGCAACCAGAATCACAAGCACAGCCTACTAAAATTGAGACATCAAAAGCTGGAAGCTCTGATTCCGATTCTGACTCTCAGTTTGGAACGCCAACTTCTGGAGCAGCAGATGACACTTTCTCACCTCCTCCTATCCCGGAAGCACCACCAGTTCCCCAAGCGCCACCAATTCCTCAAGGCATCGCACCTCCTCCTGTCCCTCAAACTTCGGCAGGTTCATTTAGTCCCCAGATTGAAGCTTCACCAGCTCAACCTGGAATAGTGACTAACCATTCTGGAAGTAGTGTGCCTCCTGTTCCGCAAACAAGCGTTCCAGCAGCACCCCCTTCGGCACCTCCTCTGCCACAGACGAGTGCACCTCCAGCACCTCCTGCTCCGCCCATACCACAGACGAGTGCGCCTCCAGCGCCTCCAGCACCTCCTGCTCCGCCCATACCACAGATGAGTGCACCTCCAGCACCTCCAACACCACAAATTGCTGCTCCATCTGCTCCCACTCCACCGGCCACTCTTGGAGGTGGACTGTCTGCTCTTTTGGGGGAAATCCAAGGAGGAAAAGCCCTCAGGAAAGTTGACCCCAGTAGTCAGCACATCAGCGAAGGCACAACTGTTGGTAGGGTATTATAGATTTATATGCTAAGGTAAACTAATTGATTATGTCAGCTCAAGTAAGTTTCTGGATCTTCTTTCGCGGATCTTATATCAGAATTGAAGCCTGTTTTGTTACATATCAAAGTCATAATCTTCAATGGTGAAGCCTCCATGTAAATTTTACCAACAAGGACGCTGTAATAAAGGAAATGCATGTAACTTTTCTCATATATTGACCAACAATAGTTCAACATTGAACgcaaaagttcaagaaatcgAGAATGATTTGGGAGATACGAGCAACTTCCAACTGACACCCCTCTGTTCCTCCCTGGGCTACGGTACTGTCAGCCTCATTCCCAATAGAGACTACTCATTTGAGGAACTTCGTTTGGAATTTTACCAGCAAAGGGATATTAATCGTTTGGATTTATACCAGCACATGCTAAATGCTAGGAAACTAGATATGGACAGGTGCCTGCAAACAGTTAGATCTGATACTCAAAGGGCAGCGAGATATGTACTGGAGTCTAAGGAAAATAACTCATTGAGTCCTATTATTAATTGGGAAGTCAACTTGACGGATGGTCGCTCCACTTCTTGGGGtcagaatcagaatcagCACAGAGGTGGaggaatctttggaaatttttcagctgCTACTAATAACAACAATGTCGCTGCAAACCCATTTGGGGCATCTGCTGCTAGCAGCTCACTTGCAACAAAAAATACAGGAGCTTTTGGCGCATTTGGTGGAGCAGCAAATGCGACTTCATCTGCTTTTGGAGCTGCTGCCCGCACTACAAATAGTGCATTCGGCTCCACAAGTTTTGACAGTTCAAATAAAAACGCTGCATTTGGGGGACAATCATTTGGCAAATCTGCCTTTGGAGGAACTTCAGGGGGTTCTGGAGCATTTGGCGCTTTTGCAAAAGCTGCGAATCCGGTAAACCCTGGTAACTCAACAAATACGAGTGCCTTTCGTGCATCTGCAACGGGGAATCCTAATCCTTCGTTTGGATCCTCTGGATTTGGGTCGTCTGGATTTGGTAACACTCAATCTCCCGCTTTTGGATCCACTGGGTTTGGGAGTAGTGGATCTCCGGCTTTTGGCTCTACTGGGTTTGGGAGCACTGGATCCTCAGCCTTTGGCTCTACTGGGTTCGGAAGTACTGGAGCTCCGGCTTTTGGTTCTACTGGGTTTGGCAGTCCTGCCAAATCTCCTTTCGCTGTGGCGGCTGGAACCACAGCACAACCGTCAACGTCGAATAGTCAAAATGCTTTCGGCTCCAAAGCTTCTCCATTTGCATCGACAACTGCTCAACCTCAGACAGAGTCATTTAACTCCGGTTCTCCATTTGGAAGCATCGCAAATAAAAACAATGCATTCAGTTCGGCGCCAGCGGTAGCGTCCAGCTCTTCTCCTTTTGGTTCTACAACGGACCAGAATCCTTTCGCCCAACCTACAAACAATAATAATGTATTTGGATCTAATCCACAGCATTCAGCATTTGCGAACTCACCAGCAATCACATCttctcaaaatcagaagACGGCATTTAGCGCCCAACCGCAGCAAAACTCGTTTGGAGGCACCTCATCGTTCAATGGTTCTAATACTCTAAACCTTCAATCTCCGTCTACCAACCCAACTGGACCAAAACACGTTTACACAGATCAAGAGACATTACCAGCAGAGACTTTGAGATTATTTAAAGAAGCGTTTAGACTCGGGACTGTACCAGAATGTCCACCACCGATTGAATTATGTTAATAATACGAAAATACAGCTTTAACTACGTACGATTATAGCAAGAGTGCGGCAGCGGCACCAATAGCACCAACGATACCTGCACCATATTGAAGTTTAGCAGCACCGTCTGTAGCTGAGGTAGTTTCACCCTCAGTCGTAGTGCCGGAGCTAGTTGATCCTGAACCGGTTGTGGAACTTGAAGTCGAATTTGATGATGCTGAAGTTGTTGAGTTGGAACTATTATTGCTGGTTGCAACCCCGGTTTCAGATACAGGATAGGTGGTCAAGGAAAGGGCGGCTAATGTGGCTGAAATTTGAGCGGAGACTCTGGCTGTAGCAGAAGAAGCCACTTCAGAACATAGAGTTCCAGTTGGAAGAGTAGTGTGACCACACTCTTCCAAAGGAGCGACCAAATACTTTCCGTAGTCGGCCCACAAGCACCATCCACATTCCAAACATGGCTCAACTAATTCTTCAAACCCACCTTGGTCTGTACAGAGACAGTCTGTGTCCCAAGGACCAAAATCAACACCAGGAGCATTTGAATCAGGAGCACATGCTCTGGCCGCAAGGATCATGTAACCACAAGACTCGTGGCAACTGAAAGAGGCCAAATCCTCTTGAGCAAGAGCTTGGGCCATAGCTTCAGCGATAGGAGCTGGGAGGGCAGCTGCAAGGGCCTCAGCATCGGCCTTAGGAGCAGCATTAGCCAGTGCCAGACTGGAAACgattgacaaaatcaaagatctGGATTGCATGATTTATGGCTTATTGA
This is a stretch of genomic DNA from Komagataella phaffii GS115 chromosome 3, complete sequence. It encodes these proteins:
- a CDS encoding uncharacterized protein (Part of actin cytoskeleton-regulatory complex Pan1p-Sla1p-End3p); its protein translation is MYNPYGNGGYGNGIPQFQQNVYQGQQQPQQQPQQQAQQQAQFQQPQPTGFQPSSSFGVGLVAQQTGIQPQGLQNNPAMFQQQQFQPGLQSQQTGFNAQVIQSQPTGYSQPTSSAAPTQKGHELKIPAIRLSFITQQDQEKFEQLFKSSVPPGENAIDGSTARDILLRSNIPSSQLAEIWTLSDTTRSGKLLFPEFALALHLCNVVLRGENLPFELPTTLKNEVSSFVDVISFGVGEEDDTQNNNTPFSNDLLSSAQTSQQNQQNQPLSFQQTGFQSSNQVPQLPQTSFGNIGIQSQPTGLQPVPAQKTGSLVPVVTGGLSAQQTGFRPLQSQSTGYQPPLQNQTTGYQLPLQNQTTGYQPPLQNQTTGYQPPLQNQTTGYQQPLQNQTTGYQAPLQSQTTGYKPLQAQTTGFQPPLQNQTTGYQQPLQSQNTGFQQPLQSQTTGYQPLQSQTTGYQQPLQSQLTGFQQSLQSQPTGLQPMPTGKPGQWGFVATPTGGLPGLDMMQSHFMPNSSTQLSQLQQPMNAQSNTNVPWAITKNEKQIYDKIFKEWDQDHKGYIDGPSAISIFGKSGLARQDLEKIWNLADQNNRGKLNKDEFAVAMHLVYRRLNGLDIPNVLPPELIPPSSKILKESLNDMKSKFRQSNFGSSSNNLSKSGRDGTRFKNNDDDFGYKLSIPELKKLVHEKQIILDAYDSQDTDVQKQSDQLTQKTGHDIEILKAKIKNIQSELNEKQPFDSNAPGLSKRDLRQRIDSLSDKVSHIMDQIFNVEEQIQNAKIEQARLRIEEENPSGVELKGTGPNGIITESDKRHAKSRAILKSRMASLTGKTAPDINAFEANEEKLAEEVVRIKAQTTEGRSLIEDVQNSIKDLKDSALNSLEESVSSEVGFEKWEKGQGVSSKEVKELIKLLNDSKPKVAPVSVKQDVVAEQAPSKVASVPVSQESTGSSSVASEPHGTPDSYSSYKNPADRAKYIKEQAEKRMNERLQKLGISRKAKSSSSPPVNQSSPHDKAAQSPIRSPVGNAQTSEVIKKPTATSSDNNAERLPEKETPAKETVSAKNPEYKEESSDDDNDEELRKLMEEKARLEEQHKQKKLKKKQEREAKLAELRKQMEEMRKAEESDDSWDEKTPSQVPTQPPPRETPAQVPVVNIDSVKSVPEKPKEIVREPVPVVRSATSSEHNPFSKPSTDTATPIQVASSNPFFKPQQSEPVVDPVKIEAQRLAQRGAVANDDDDDWGDSDGNDSSEGEAPTRNSGPAHLASLLFRNGSLPKVPTTESSSEKREVPASSQSSTLNLQPESQAQPTKIETSKAGSSDSDSDSQFGTPTSGAADDTFSPPPIPEAPPVPQAPPIPQGIAPPPVPQTSAGSFSPQIEASPAQPGIVTNHSGSSVPPVPQTSVPAAPPSAPPLPQTSAPPAPPAPPIPQTSAPPAPPAPPAPPIPQMSAPPAPPTPQIAAPSAPTPPATLGGGLSALLGEIQGGKALRKVDPSSQHISEGTTVGRVL